A portion of the Thermodesulfobacteriota bacterium genome contains these proteins:
- the dacB gene encoding D-alanyl-D-alanine carboxypeptidase/D-alanyl-D-alanine-endopeptidase, with amino-acid sequence MKILYSAIAALFLITSGAGWSQDLYQLIPEEARSNGKLGVIVKSLTTDQKILEHNSEKLFVPASNQKVITSVAALSLLGGDYRFKTEFYSGGGVLEGVLHGGLYIKGYGDPTLSTEHLNSIAHEFKKLGIKEVRGGITVDDSFFDSTRYGKGWKEQWKGDFYSPPISALTLNQNTFEIKVYPSKLGQIPKVKLEPSGTNINIINKAVTSNKKGGVTAKWLEDGKTIMLQGRISPRTPSYTIKTTVNNPTTYTGSAFRKILEDSGIKVQGFVVMNKVPHWARIIYTHYSDPLNLIINEYNKNSVNIIGENILKTLGAEFKYIPGSWESGAQVVTEFLHRIGVNDEFVIVDGSGLSPLNQVSPKVLSDVLKYAYKNQMISLQFITSLPIAGVDGTLKNRFSTPDVKGRVFAKTGYLSNVRSLSGYIYTKTGDVLVFSILDNGSGWKAREFQNDLLIQLVECCKSNGATSH; translated from the coding sequence ATGAAGATTCTTTACTCAGCGATAGCGGCATTATTCCTCATCACAAGCGGCGCTGGGTGGTCGCAGGACCTTTATCAACTAATTCCGGAAGAGGCAAGAAGTAATGGTAAGCTCGGAGTAATCGTAAAGTCTCTCACAACTGATCAAAAAATTCTGGAACACAACTCAGAAAAACTCTTCGTCCCGGCATCAAACCAGAAAGTGATAACCTCCGTCGCCGCACTCTCTCTTCTCGGGGGTGATTACAGATTTAAAACCGAGTTTTACTCCGGCGGAGGGGTATTAGAAGGTGTTCTTCATGGCGGACTTTACATAAAGGGCTATGGGGACCCGACTCTAAGCACCGAGCATCTCAATTCTATAGCACATGAATTCAAAAAACTGGGTATAAAAGAGGTGAGGGGCGGAATCACCGTAGATGATTCCTTTTTTGACAGCACGAGATATGGGAAGGGATGGAAAGAGCAATGGAAAGGAGACTTTTACAGCCCGCCGATAAGTGCGCTTACCCTCAACCAGAATACCTTTGAAATAAAAGTGTATCCTTCAAAGCTCGGTCAGATCCCTAAGGTGAAGTTAGAACCAAGCGGCACAAATATAAATATCATAAACAAGGCGGTTACCAGCAACAAAAAGGGGGGAGTTACGGCAAAGTGGCTTGAAGACGGAAAGACGATAATGCTTCAGGGAAGGATTTCTCCACGAACTCCTTCATATACAATCAAGACCACCGTCAATAACCCGACCACCTATACCGGAAGCGCCTTCCGGAAGATACTGGAAGACTCCGGGATAAAGGTCCAGGGGTTTGTAGTTATGAATAAAGTCCCACACTGGGCCAGGATTATTTACACCCATTATTCTGACCCGCTGAATTTGATAATAAACGAATACAATAAAAATAGCGTGAACATCATAGGAGAGAACATCCTAAAGACACTTGGAGCGGAATTCAAGTATATTCCGGGAAGCTGGGAAAGCGGGGCCCAGGTTGTCACCGAGTTTCTCCATAGAATTGGCGTGAATGATGAATTTGTCATTGTCGACGGGTCCGGTCTTTCTCCGCTCAATCAAGTTTCACCAAAAGTTTTGTCTGATGTCCTTAAGTACGCCTACAAAAATCAAATGATCAGCCTCCAGTTTATCACTTCCCTTCCTATTGCCGGTGTGGACGGAACGCTTAAAAATAGGTTCAGCACACCAGACGTAAAGGGCAGAGTATTCGCAAAGACCGGGTATTTGAGCAATGTACGGTCTCTCTCCGGCTATATCTACACCAAAACCGGAGATGTCCTCGTTTTTTCCATACTGGATAATGGCTCAGGATGGAAAGCAAGAGAGTTCCAAAATGACCTCCTTATTCAACTGGTAGAATGCTGCAAAAGCAATGGTGCTACCAGCCACTGA
- a CDS encoding TCP-1/cpn60 chaperonin family protein: ERLAKLAGGVAVIRVGAATEAEMKEKKARVEDALNATRAAVEEGIVPGGGVAFIRAIKGLDNITEVDDEERAGVNIVKKVLEEPLREIASNAGWDGSIVVEKVKEGKGSHGFDAARLEYCDLVEAGIVDPTKVARSALQNAASVAGLLLTTEALVAEKPKEEKKFGGGMHGHPGMEDEF; the protein is encoded by the coding sequence AGGAGAGGTTGGCGAAGCTGGCTGGAGGGGTGGCGGTGATCCGGGTAGGAGCGGCGACGGAGGCAGAGATGAAGGAGAAGAAGGCCCGGGTAGAGGATGCGTTAAATGCGACCAGGGCGGCAGTAGAGGAGGGGATAGTGCCCGGGGGAGGAGTGGCGTTCATCCGGGCGATAAAGGGGTTAGACAATATAACGGAGGTAGACGACGAGGAGAGAGCGGGGGTGAACATAGTGAAGAAGGTGCTGGAGGAGCCGCTAAGGGAGATAGCGAGCAATGCCGGATGGGACGGGTCGATAGTGGTAGAGAAGGTGAAGGAGGGAAAGGGTTCGCATGGGTTTGATGCGGCCAGGTTGGAGTACTGTGATTTAGTGGAAGCAGGGATAGTGGACCCGACCAAGGTGGCCCGGAGTGCGCTACAGAATGCGGCGAGCGTAGCCGGGTTGTTATTGACCACGGAGGCCCTGGTTGCCGAAAAACCAAAGGAAGAGAAGAAATTTGGCGGCGGGATGCACGGGCATCCGGGAATGGAAGATGAATTCTAA
- the cofC gene encoding 2-phospho-L-lactate guanylyltransferase: MLVEIGVKFLYIVRMKFSIVPVKDLSKAKERLSPILSQKDRTALARAMLEDVLTAIKQSRLLDRFFVVTMDESAVEIAKNLGVEVIQEKEQKGESASVDLASVICKEIGASSVLVVPGDVPLTTTEDIDFILEREREYPSAILIPSRDEMGTNAILRRPPDCFPSRFGYDSFKRHIHEAEQRKIPYEKYTIPRIALDIDEPNDLAFFVSHKTDTKTYKELTRIGIIQKGLKLP; this comes from the coding sequence ATGCTAGTAGAAATAGGCGTAAAATTCCTGTACATTGTTCGAATGAAATTCTCCATTGTGCCAGTAAAAGACCTATCTAAGGCCAAGGAAAGGCTTTCCCCTATCCTGTCCCAAAAAGACAGGACTGCCTTAGCCCGGGCTATGTTAGAGGATGTGCTAACCGCAATTAAACAATCGAGGCTTCTTGACCGTTTTTTCGTGGTGACTATGGACGAGAGCGCAGTAGAAATCGCCAAGAACCTAGGGGTCGAGGTTATACAGGAAAAGGAGCAGAAGGGTGAAAGCGCCTCTGTTGACCTGGCTTCGGTGATATGCAAAGAAATCGGGGCGAGCTCGGTGCTAGTCGTACCCGGAGATGTACCTCTCACCACAACAGAAGACATAGATTTTATTCTGGAAAGAGAAAGGGAATATCCATCGGCAATATTGATCCCTTCCCGGGACGAGATGGGAACAAACGCCATTCTGAGGAGGCCGCCTGATTGTTTTCCGTCGCGCTTCGGATACGACAGCTTTAAAAGGCATATTCATGAAGCGGAACAGAGAAAAATCCCCTACGAAAAATACACCATTCCCAGAATAGCCCTAGATATAGACGAGCCAAATGACCTGGCCTTTTTTGTATCTCATAAAACTGACACCAAAACCTATAAGGAACTGACCAGGATAGGAATAATCCAGAAAGGTCTCAAATTGCCTTGA
- the corA gene encoding magnesium/cobalt transporter CorA, with protein MQRFLMNRSAKAGLPPGTLVHIGEKKTDEVKITLIDYDEKDFQEIELNSIEDCFPYKDKSTVSWINIDGLHDVEVIQKVGKHFGLHPLLLEDVLNTSQRPKLDDYGNYFFIVLKMLSCDEEEGIIEAEQISLILSSKLVISFQEGVGDVFNSVRERIRNNKGRIRKAGADYLVYRLMDAVVDNYFFILEKVGERIEDLEEELVTNPTTETLVEIHELKREMIFLRKSVWPLREVVTSLDRDESSLIEASTHTYLRDLYDHTIQVIDTVETFRDLISGMLDIYLSSVGNRMNEIMKVLTIIATIFIPLTFIAGIYGMNFNYMPELQHPWGYPAALGVMFLLGCLMLVYFRKKRWL; from the coding sequence ATGCAAAGATTTCTCATGAATAGGTCGGCAAAGGCTGGTCTTCCTCCGGGGACGCTTGTTCATATAGGAGAAAAGAAAACGGATGAAGTAAAGATTACTCTTATCGATTATGACGAAAAGGATTTTCAGGAAATAGAGTTAAATTCTATCGAGGACTGTTTTCCCTATAAAGACAAATCCACCGTATCCTGGATAAATATAGATGGTCTTCACGATGTCGAGGTAATCCAAAAGGTTGGAAAACACTTTGGTCTTCATCCGCTCTTGCTGGAGGACGTTTTGAATACGTCACAACGTCCGAAGCTAGACGATTACGGTAATTATTTCTTTATTGTTTTAAAGATGCTTTCCTGTGATGAGGAAGAAGGCATAATAGAAGCGGAACAGATAAGTCTCATCCTGAGCTCCAAGCTGGTTATATCTTTTCAGGAGGGGGTAGGAGATGTTTTTAATTCTGTACGGGAGAGGATCAGGAATAACAAAGGGCGGATCAGAAAGGCCGGAGCCGATTACCTGGTTTATAGGCTTATGGACGCTGTAGTTGATAACTACTTTTTTATTCTTGAGAAAGTAGGAGAAAGGATAGAGGACTTGGAAGAAGAACTGGTGACCAATCCTACCACCGAAACCCTGGTGGAAATCCATGAATTGAAGAGGGAGATGATATTTCTCCGTAAATCGGTATGGCCTTTAAGAGAAGTGGTAACCAGCCTGGACCGCGATGAGTCATCTTTGATTGAAGCTTCGACACACACCTATCTGAGAGACCTCTACGACCACACGATCCAGGTAATCGATACGGTCGAGACCTTCAGAGACTTGATTTCCGGCATGCTGGACATATACCTTTCGAGCGTCGGTAACAGGATGAACGAGATCATGAAGGTATTAACCATTATCGCCACGATATTTATTCCGCTCACCTTTATCGCCGGTATCTATGGCATGAACTTTAATTACATGCCGGAACTGCAACATCCCTGGGGTTATCCGGCGGCACTAGGTGTAATGTTCTTATTAGGATGCTTAATGCTGGTTTACTTCAGAAAGAAAAGGTGGTTGTGA